One region of Channa argus isolate prfri chromosome 20, Channa argus male v1.0, whole genome shotgun sequence genomic DNA includes:
- the LOC137105786 gene encoding nucleoside diphosphate kinase-like has product MAELKERTFIAIKPDGVQRGIIGEVIKRFEAKGFKLVGMKMLHASEDLLRQHYIDLKDRPFFPTLIAYMSSGPVVAMVWEGKGVVKTGRVMLGETNPADSKPGTIRGDFCIDVSKNIIHGSDSVESANKEISLWFKAEELVSYTSCAFDWLY; this is encoded by the exons atGGCTGAACTGAAAGAACGCACATTCATTGCTATCAAGCCCGATGGTGTGCAGAGAGGCATCATTGGAGAAGTCATCAAGAGGTTTGAGGCCAAAGGCTTTAAACTTGTCGGTATGAAGATGTTGCAT GCCTCTGAGGACCTTCTGAGGCAACACTACattgacttaaaggacagaccATTTTTTCCTACACTGATTGCCTATATGAGCTCTGGTCCGGTTGTTGCCATG GTGTGGGAAGGCAAAGGTGTGGTGAAGACTGGTAGAGTGATGCTGGGTGAGACCAACCCTGCTGATTCCAAGCCTGGAACCATAAGAGGAGACTTCTGCATTGATGTTAGCAA AAACATCATCCATGGCAGTGACTCCGTTGAGAGTGCCAACAAGGAGATTTCCCTGTGGTTTAAAGCAGAAGAGCTGGTCAGCTACACTAGCTGTGCCTTTGACTGGCTCTACTAA
- the mbtd1 gene encoding MBT domain-containing protein 1 isoform X2, giving the protein MEDTRDLAERTPRSERKRRDSFGMFDGYDSCSEESTSSSSSEDSEDESVPPIPANLPIIKNNGQVYTYPDGKAGMATCEMCGMVGVRDAFYSKTKRFCSVSCSRSYSSNSKKASILARLQGKPPTKKAKVLQKQPLMAKLAAYAQYQASQQNQAKSKAVVPAESFDWGRYINSSNTVGAPVSCFKHAPMGTCWRDVEEGVRIEVLNSDTSLSTKVYWIAEIIKLAGFKALLRYEGFDNDSSKDFWCNLCIPEVHLVGWCASNGKPLVPPKSIQHKYSNWKAFLVKRLTGAKTLPPDFSDKVHENMQFPFKKLMRVEVVDKNYLCRTRVALVEQVIGGRLRLVYEESQDGSDDFWCHMYSPLIHNIGWSRSIGHRFKRSDITKKMEGQVDAPAQLFQKVKDVDQVREWFKDGMKLEAIDPLNLSAICVATVRKVLADGYLMIGIDGSEAVDGSDWFCYHGTSPSIFPVGFCEINNIELTPPKGYTKLPFKWFDYLRETGSVAAPVRLFNKEVPNHGFRQGMKLEAVDLMEPRLVCVATVKRIVHRLLRIHFDGWEDEYDQWVDCESPDLYPVGWCQLTGYQLQPPASQSNRDMPQSVPKQKKKAQQYKGQKKKSLMRMKEETAEVDEFTFSQGTSDQESNGSGSYYIKQEP; this is encoded by the exons ATGGAAGACACACGGGATTTG GCTGAACGCACCCCACGTTCAGAGCGTAAACGGAGAGACTCGTTCGGGATGTTTGATGGCTATGACAGTTGCAGTGAGGAGTCCACCAGCAGCTCCAGCTCAGAGGACAGTGAAGATGAGTCGGTGCCCCCTATACCCGCAAACCTGCCCATCATCAAGAACAATGGTCAAGTGTACACCTACCCAGATGGGAAAGCTGGAATGG CCACCTGTGAGATGTGTGGGATGGTTGGCGTACGAGATGCTTTTTACTCAAAAACCAAGCGTTTTTGCAGTGTGTCATGTTCTAGGAGTTATTCCTCAAATTCCAAAAAAGCTAGCATCTTGGCAAGGCTCCAG GGCAAACCAccaacaaaaaaggcaaaagtcTTACAGAAACAGCCTCTCATGGCAAAGTTGGCAGCTTACGCCCAGTACCAAGCAAGTCAACAGAACCAGGCCAAATCAAAAGCTG TGGTCCCTGCAGAGAGCTTTGACTGGGGTCGGTATATTAATAGCAGTAACACAGTTGGAGCTCCAGTTAGCTGTTTCAAACAT GCCCCTATGGGGACATGCTGGCGAGATGTGGAAGAAGGTGTTAGGATTGAAGTTCTTAACTCGGATACCAGTCTCTCCACTAAAGTTTACTGGATAGCAGAAATCATTAAACTAGCAG GGTTCAAGGCTCTCCTGCGGTACGAGGGCTTTGACAATGATTCCAGTAAGGACTTCTGGTGTAATCTCTGTATCCCTGAGGTACACCTGGTGGGATGGTGCGCTTCTAATGGCAAACCCCTCGTACCTCCAAAAA GTATACAGCATAAGTACTCTAACTGGAAAGCTTTTCTTGTAAAGCGTCTCACTGGAGCTAAAACACTGCCACCTGACTTCAGTGACAAG GTACATGAGAACATGCAGTTCCCCTTTAAAAAGCTTATGCGGGTAGAGGTGGTGGATAAGAACTACCTGTGCCGGACACGGGTGGCGCTGGTGGAGCAGGTAATTGGGGGTCGCCTCAGGCTGGTCTATGAGGAAAGCCAAGACGGTTCGGATGACTTCTGGTGCCACATGTACAGCCCTCTTATCCATAACATAGGGTGGTCGCGAAGCATTGGACACCGTTTCAAACGATCTG ATATTACAAAGAAAATGGAGGGTCAAGTTGATGCTCCAGCACAGCTCTTTCAGAAG GTGAAAGATGTGGACCAGGTCAGGGAGTGGTTCAAAGATGGGATGAAGTTAGAAGCCATTGACCCACTCAACCTCTCAGCTATATGTGTAGCCACTGTAAGAAAG GTGTTGGCAGACGGCTACCTCATGATTGGGATTGATGGTTCGGAGGCAGTGGATGGATCAGACTGGTTCTGCTACCATGGCACCTCCCCCTCCATCTTTCCTGTTGGCTTCTGTGAAATCAACAACATTGAACTCACACCCCCTAAAG GGTACACTAAACTGCCATTTAAATGGTTTGACTACCTCAGAGAAACAGGTTCAGTAGCTGCTCCTGTCAGGCTGTTTAACAAG GAGGTTCCCAATCATGGTTTCCGGCAAGGCATGAAGCTGGAGGCTGTTGATCTGATGGAGCCACGGCTGGTGTGTGTTGCTACGGTGAAGAGGATTGTGCACCGGCTACTGAGGATTCATTTTGATGGCTGGGAGGATGAGTATGACCAGTGGGTGGACTGCGAGTCCCCCGACCTTTACCCTGTGGGATGGTGTCAGCTGACAGGCTACCAGCTCCAACCCCCTGCTTCACAga GTAACAGAGACATGCCTCAATCTGTGCCcaagcagaagaaaaaggccCAGCAGTACAAAGGCCAAAAGAAAA AGTCTCTCATGCGAATGAAGGAAGAGACAGCGGAGGTTGATGAGTTTACCTTTTCACAAGGCACCTCTGACCAGGAAAGCAACGGCTCAGGCAGCTACTACATCAAACAGGAGCCCTGA
- the mbtd1 gene encoding MBT domain-containing protein 1 isoform X1: MEDTRDLAERTPRSERKRRDSFGMFDGYDSCSEESTSSSSSEDSEDESVPPIPANLPIIKNNGQVYTYPDGKAGMATCEMCGMVGVRDAFYSKTKRFCSVSCSRSYSSNSKKASILARLQGKPPTKKAKVLQKQPLMAKLAAYAQYQASQQNQAKSKAVVPAESFDWGRYINSSNTVGAPVSCFKHAPMGTCWRDVEEGVRIEVLNSDTSLSTKVYWIAEIIKLAGFKALLRYEGFDNDSSKDFWCNLCIPEVHLVGWCASNGKPLVPPKSIQHKYSNWKAFLVKRLTGAKTLPPDFSDKVHENMQFPFKKLMRVEVVDKNYLCRTRVALVEQVIGGRLRLVYEESQDGSDDFWCHMYSPLIHNIGWSRSIGHRFKRSDITKKMEGQVDAPAQLFQKVKDVDQVREWFKDGMKLEAIDPLNLSAICVATVRKVLADGYLMIGIDGSEAVDGSDWFCYHGTSPSIFPVGFCEINNIELTPPKGYTKLPFKWFDYLRETGSVAAPVRLFNKEVPNHGFRQGMKLEAVDLMEPRLVCVATVKRIVHRLLRIHFDGWEDEYDQWVDCESPDLYPVGWCQLTGYQLQPPASQSNRDMPQSVPKQKKKAQQYKGQKKKRKIPVGRRPFSQAGRRRSSFSGDEEQSPPLYPSQGRARPWPRTHHHQTHKSESLMRMKEETAEVDEFTFSQGTSDQESNGSGSYYIKQEP, translated from the exons ATGGAAGACACACGGGATTTG GCTGAACGCACCCCACGTTCAGAGCGTAAACGGAGAGACTCGTTCGGGATGTTTGATGGCTATGACAGTTGCAGTGAGGAGTCCACCAGCAGCTCCAGCTCAGAGGACAGTGAAGATGAGTCGGTGCCCCCTATACCCGCAAACCTGCCCATCATCAAGAACAATGGTCAAGTGTACACCTACCCAGATGGGAAAGCTGGAATGG CCACCTGTGAGATGTGTGGGATGGTTGGCGTACGAGATGCTTTTTACTCAAAAACCAAGCGTTTTTGCAGTGTGTCATGTTCTAGGAGTTATTCCTCAAATTCCAAAAAAGCTAGCATCTTGGCAAGGCTCCAG GGCAAACCAccaacaaaaaaggcaaaagtcTTACAGAAACAGCCTCTCATGGCAAAGTTGGCAGCTTACGCCCAGTACCAAGCAAGTCAACAGAACCAGGCCAAATCAAAAGCTG TGGTCCCTGCAGAGAGCTTTGACTGGGGTCGGTATATTAATAGCAGTAACACAGTTGGAGCTCCAGTTAGCTGTTTCAAACAT GCCCCTATGGGGACATGCTGGCGAGATGTGGAAGAAGGTGTTAGGATTGAAGTTCTTAACTCGGATACCAGTCTCTCCACTAAAGTTTACTGGATAGCAGAAATCATTAAACTAGCAG GGTTCAAGGCTCTCCTGCGGTACGAGGGCTTTGACAATGATTCCAGTAAGGACTTCTGGTGTAATCTCTGTATCCCTGAGGTACACCTGGTGGGATGGTGCGCTTCTAATGGCAAACCCCTCGTACCTCCAAAAA GTATACAGCATAAGTACTCTAACTGGAAAGCTTTTCTTGTAAAGCGTCTCACTGGAGCTAAAACACTGCCACCTGACTTCAGTGACAAG GTACATGAGAACATGCAGTTCCCCTTTAAAAAGCTTATGCGGGTAGAGGTGGTGGATAAGAACTACCTGTGCCGGACACGGGTGGCGCTGGTGGAGCAGGTAATTGGGGGTCGCCTCAGGCTGGTCTATGAGGAAAGCCAAGACGGTTCGGATGACTTCTGGTGCCACATGTACAGCCCTCTTATCCATAACATAGGGTGGTCGCGAAGCATTGGACACCGTTTCAAACGATCTG ATATTACAAAGAAAATGGAGGGTCAAGTTGATGCTCCAGCACAGCTCTTTCAGAAG GTGAAAGATGTGGACCAGGTCAGGGAGTGGTTCAAAGATGGGATGAAGTTAGAAGCCATTGACCCACTCAACCTCTCAGCTATATGTGTAGCCACTGTAAGAAAG GTGTTGGCAGACGGCTACCTCATGATTGGGATTGATGGTTCGGAGGCAGTGGATGGATCAGACTGGTTCTGCTACCATGGCACCTCCCCCTCCATCTTTCCTGTTGGCTTCTGTGAAATCAACAACATTGAACTCACACCCCCTAAAG GGTACACTAAACTGCCATTTAAATGGTTTGACTACCTCAGAGAAACAGGTTCAGTAGCTGCTCCTGTCAGGCTGTTTAACAAG GAGGTTCCCAATCATGGTTTCCGGCAAGGCATGAAGCTGGAGGCTGTTGATCTGATGGAGCCACGGCTGGTGTGTGTTGCTACGGTGAAGAGGATTGTGCACCGGCTACTGAGGATTCATTTTGATGGCTGGGAGGATGAGTATGACCAGTGGGTGGACTGCGAGTCCCCCGACCTTTACCCTGTGGGATGGTGTCAGCTGACAGGCTACCAGCTCCAACCCCCTGCTTCACAga GTAACAGAGACATGCCTCAATCTGTGCCcaagcagaagaaaaaggccCAGCAGTACAAAGGCCAAAAGAAAA AAAGGAAGATTCCTGTTGGTCGACGGCCCTTCAGTCAGGcaggcaggaggaggagcagcttCTCTGGGGACGAAGAGCAGAGTCCGCCCCTTTACCCTTCCCAGGGGCGTGCTCGGCCCTGGCCCCGAACCCACCATCACCAAACCCATAAATCAG AGTCTCTCATGCGAATGAAGGAAGAGACAGCGGAGGTTGATGAGTTTACCTTTTCACAAGGCACCTCTGACCAGGAAAGCAACGGCTCAGGCAGCTACTACATCAAACAGGAGCCCTGA